The Candidatus Deferrimicrobiaceae bacterium genomic interval GCGGATCAGGTGGACGGCGTCGCGCGGGTCCTCCCGGTCGATGAAGAGGTTTCCCGCTTTCTTCATCGCGTACCCGAACAGGGGAATCCGGCCGAGTTCCTTCTTCGCGAGAAACCGGACCTCCCGGGGGAGGGCGGCCAGGAAGAGGGGGATGTCCACCAGGCTCTGGTGGTTCGCCGCCAGGATGGCGCCTCCCGCCGGGAGGTTCGAAAGCCCCTCGACGCGAACGTTCCACCTCCCGATCCGGATGAATCCCCTGCCCCACCACCGCATGACCCCCGAGGAGATCCGGTCCCCCCCCGTGAAAAGGCCCCCCGCGGCGGCCAGCAGGGAGGAGATCCCCGTGAGGACCAGGATGGCGGCGGATTTGAACATGCCCGAGATCACCAGTCCGCCTCCTCCCGGAAACTGTAGAAGGAACAACTCCCTATTATGACATGGTCCATCACCGGAATTCCCACGATTCCCCCCGCGGAGCGGAGCCTGCGGGTGACTTCCCTGTCCTCCGGGCTGGGGGAGGGGTCTCCGCTCGGATGGTTGTGCACGAGGACGACCGCCGCCGCGCGCTCCGCGACCGCTGCGGCGAAGACCTCCCGCGGGTGGATGAGGCTGCCGTTCAGGATGCCCACCGAGATGCGCACGTCGCGCAATACACGGTGCTTGACGTCCAGCAGGACGGCGAGAAACTCCTCGACAGGCGAATCGCCTACCAGGTAGCGGTACCGTTCATACACGTCGGCGGCGGACCGGACCGGCTCGGACCGCGGAAGGGTGCACGACAGGGCCCGGCGGGCGAGCTCGAGGACCGCCTCCCACCTCTCCCGCAGGGCGCCGTCGGACGGTTCCTCCTCCCGGGCAACCCGTAGCATCCCCTCCCACCCTTGCGGAAAGGCGGCGCGAAACAGGGTTGTCTCGTCCATCCCCTCGAACGGCCGCCCGGGGCGGCCCGGCCCTCTCCTCATCCCTTCTCCGGTTCCGATGATGCCCCGAAAGCCCTTCAAATTCCATTCCGAAAAAATTCCGAAAGGTTCGCATCCGTTCGGACGATAATATTTATATGGATTATCAAGAGGCTTTGGCGCTCCTCTACCGGCTGCGCTTCAACATCGAGACGATTCTCCTGGGGAAAAGCAAGGAGGTGGAACTCGCCCTCGCCTCCTTCCTCGCGGGGGGACACATCCTTCTCGATGACATCCCCGGCACCGGGAAGACCACCCTTGCGCGGGCAATTTCAGCGAGCATTTCCGGGACGTTCCGCCGAATCCAGTTCACGAGCGACCTCCTCCCCCAGGACGTGGTGGGCGTCCACATCTTCGACGCCGACAAGAGAAACTTCACCTTTGCCCCAGGCCCGATTTTCGCGAACATCGTGCTTGCCGACGAGATCAACCGGAGCAATCCCCGGGCCCAGAGCGCCCTGCTGGAGGCCATGAGCGAACGCCAGGTATCGGTCGATACGATAACGTACCCTCTTCCCGACCCGTTCCTCGTCATCGCCACCCAGAACCCCTATGAACTGCACGGGACCTATCCCCTCCCGGAATCCCAGCTGGACCGGTTCAATTTGCGGCTCCGGCTATCCTACCCCGACCGGGAATCGGAACTGCAGCTGATCCGGGAAAACACGCTGGCGAGCTCCCGGGACGGTCTTAGCCCCGTGCTCCGCCCCGAGCAGGTAAAGCAGCTGCGCGCAATGGTCGAAGTCGTCACCGTCCGGGATTCGATCGTGTCGTACATTTACCGGATCGTCGAGGCCACGCGGCGGCACCCCCTGGTGCGCCTGGGGGCATCCCCGCGCGGAGCGATCGGCATCAAGAGCACCTCCCAGGGGCTCGCCTTTCTTTCGGGAAGGGACTTCGTCACCCCCGCAGACGTGCGCAAGATTACGCCGGCCGTCCTTTGCCACCGCATATTCCTTGCCGGTGAACGGGGGGGCATCCCGGAGACCGAGGCCGGCGAGGCGATCCTCTCGGAGATCCTCGAGACCATCCCCGCGCCCGTATGAAGGGTTTCCTCCGGGCGTTTCGCCCGCGCCGGAAGTTCAAGATCACGTCCCCCGGGAAATGGTTCCTCCTGCTGACCGTCGGAGTGGGCGTCGCGGCCATCAACACCGGGAACAACCTGCTCTACCTTGCGCTCAGCATGAATCTGAGCCTCATCCTCCTCTCCGGCATCCTGTCGGAATGGTGCCTGCGGGGATTGAGCGTCCGGGTGGCCCACGCTTCGGAGGCGTTCGCGTCGCGGGACTCCCTTCTGGCCGTCACCTGTTCGGCCGCGGGGAAGTGGCTGCCGGCGTTTTCCGTTTCCGTGGTCCCGGTATTGCCCGGGTCCGGGAAAACCGCCTGGTTCCCCGAGATCCCTCCGGGGGGAGCCGACACGCGGGTCATCCCGTACCGTCCCGAGCGACGCGGCCTGATTCCTTCGTTCGCATGCGTCGTCTCCACCCGGTTTCCCTTCGCC includes:
- a CDS encoding JAB domain-containing protein produces the protein MRRGPGRPGRPFEGMDETTLFRAAFPQGWEGMLRVAREEEPSDGALRERWEAVLELARRALSCTLPRSEPVRSAADVYERYRYLVGDSPVEEFLAVLLDVKHRVLRDVRISVGILNGSLIHPREVFAAAVAERAAAVVLVHNHPSGDPSPSPEDREVTRRLRSAGGIVGIPVMDHVIIGSCSFYSFREEADW
- a CDS encoding MoxR family ATPase codes for the protein MDYQEALALLYRLRFNIETILLGKSKEVELALASFLAGGHILLDDIPGTGKTTLARAISASISGTFRRIQFTSDLLPQDVVGVHIFDADKRNFTFAPGPIFANIVLADEINRSNPRAQSALLEAMSERQVSVDTITYPLPDPFLVIATQNPYELHGTYPLPESQLDRFNLRLRLSYPDRESELQLIRENTLASSRDGLSPVLRPEQVKQLRAMVEVVTVRDSIVSYIYRIVEATRRHPLVRLGASPRGAIGIKSTSQGLAFLSGRDFVTPADVRKITPAVLCHRIFLAGERGGIPETEAGEAILSEILETIPAPV
- a CDS encoding lysophospholipid acyltransferase family protein encodes the protein MISGMFKSAAILVLTGISSLLAAAGGLFTGGDRISSGVMRWWGRGFIRIGRWNVRVEGLSNLPAGGAILAANHQSLVDIPLFLAALPREVRFLAKKELGRIPLFGYAMKKAGNLFIDREDPRDAVHLIREATARIGRGQMVVIFPEGTRSRDGTVGGFKPGAFFLARKTGAPLLPVLVDGGHKALPRGALLCRPADLVVRVLPPVSADGGRSLSRDEMAYETRKRILSARGQEESPCSGPALV